From a single Bradyrhizobium sediminis genomic region:
- the ltnD gene encoding L-threonate dehydrogenase: MPETAKPRIAVIGLGSMGFGMATSLRRAGFDVTGCDVSADSVARFVADGGKGAKTPAEAARGADIAVSVVVNAAQTETILFGKDGVAETLAKGGVFISSATMDPDVARRLAKQLEAGGRHYLDAPISGGAQRAAQGELTILASGSPAAFAKARPALDAMAAKLYELGDAAGQGAAFKMINQLLAGVHIAAASEAMAFAAKQGLDIRKVYEVITASAGNSWMFENRMPHVLDGDYTPRSAVDIFVKDLGIIQDMARTAKFPVPVSAAALQMFLMTSASGMGRDDDASVARMYARVTGTHLPGEPK, encoded by the coding sequence ATGCCTGAAACCGCAAAACCGCGTATCGCCGTCATCGGGCTCGGCTCGATGGGTTTTGGCATGGCGACCTCGCTGCGGCGCGCGGGCTTTGACGTGACCGGCTGCGACGTCTCGGCGGACAGCGTGGCGAGGTTCGTCGCCGACGGCGGCAAGGGCGCGAAGACGCCGGCCGAGGCCGCCAGGGGCGCCGATATCGCCGTCAGCGTTGTCGTCAACGCCGCCCAGACCGAGACCATCCTGTTCGGCAAGGACGGGGTGGCCGAAACGCTGGCCAAGGGTGGCGTGTTCATCTCCTCCGCTACCATGGATCCGGATGTCGCGCGGCGGCTGGCCAAGCAGCTGGAAGCCGGCGGCCGGCATTATCTCGATGCGCCGATCTCGGGCGGCGCGCAGCGCGCGGCGCAGGGCGAACTCACCATTCTGGCCTCGGGCAGTCCCGCCGCCTTCGCCAAGGCAAGGCCGGCGCTCGATGCGATGGCAGCCAAGCTCTACGAACTCGGCGATGCCGCCGGCCAGGGCGCAGCGTTCAAGATGATCAACCAGTTGCTGGCCGGCGTGCATATCGCCGCCGCCTCGGAAGCGATGGCGTTCGCCGCCAAGCAGGGGCTCGATATCCGCAAGGTCTATGAAGTCATCACGGCGTCGGCCGGCAATTCCTGGATGTTCGAGAACCGCATGCCGCATGTGCTTGACGGCGATTACACCCCGCGCAGTGCGGTCGACATCTTCGTCAAGGACCTCGGCATCATCCAGGACATGGCGCGCACGGCGAAGTTTCCGGTGCCGGTGTCGGCCGCGGCGCTGCAGATGTTCCTGATGACATCGGCTTCCGGCATGGGCCGCGACGACGACGCCTCGGTGGCGCGGATGTATGCCCGGGTCACCGGCACGCATTTGCCGGGCGAGCCGAAGTAG
- the otnI gene encoding 2-oxo-tetronate isomerase: MPRFAANLSMMFNEVPFLDRFEAAAKAGFTAVEFLFPYDHPAEEVGKRLRANGLTQALFNLPPGNWDAGEKGFAALPERFADLQQSLRTALPYAQATGVNRLHLMAGIASRSNAKAVEAFYKSVAWTAEFFAPHGLDVVIEPINSRNVPGYFLNDFSFARDLINELKIPNLKLQFDIYHCQIIHGDVTMRLREMMPIIGHVQIASIPSRNEPDGEELNYPFLFAELDRLGYSGFVGCEYNPRARTTDGLGWFKPYAGAKP, from the coding sequence ATGCCCCGCTTCGCCGCCAATCTCTCGATGATGTTCAACGAGGTCCCGTTCCTCGACCGCTTCGAGGCGGCGGCGAAAGCGGGATTTACCGCCGTCGAATTCCTGTTCCCCTATGACCATCCGGCCGAAGAGGTCGGCAAGCGGCTGCGTGCCAATGGCCTGACCCAAGCGCTGTTCAACCTGCCGCCGGGCAATTGGGATGCCGGCGAAAAAGGATTTGCGGCGCTGCCCGAGCGCTTCGCCGATCTGCAGCAGAGCCTGCGCACCGCACTTCCCTACGCCCAGGCGACCGGCGTCAACCGGCTGCATCTGATGGCGGGCATTGCCAGCCGCAGCAATGCCAAGGCGGTGGAGGCGTTCTACAAATCGGTGGCCTGGACGGCCGAGTTCTTCGCGCCGCATGGCCTCGATGTGGTGATCGAGCCGATCAATTCGCGCAACGTGCCCGGCTATTTCCTCAACGATTTCTCGTTCGCGCGCGACCTGATCAATGAGCTGAAAATCCCCAATCTGAAACTGCAGTTCGATATCTATCACTGCCAGATCATCCATGGCGACGTCACCATGCGGCTGCGCGAGATGATGCCGATCATCGGTCATGTCCAGATTGCCAGCATCCCGTCGCGCAACGAGCCTGATGGCGAGGAACTGAATTATCCGTTCCTGTTCGCCGAGCTCGACCGGCTCGGCTATAGCGGTTTTGTCGGCTGCGAATACAACCCGCGGGCCAGGACGACCGATGGCCTCGGCTGGTTCAAGCCTTACGCCGGAGCAAAGCCGTGA